One Thioclava sp. ES.031 genomic window, CCGGGGCGGGCGTTCGAACGACGCCAAGGCCGACGCCGCCGTGCGGTTCGCGGTCAAGGTCGTCGCGGCGCGCGGTCGCGTCGCGGGCGAAGATCTTCGTGATATTCGCGATGCCGGCTACGACGACGGCCAGATCATCGAGATCGTGCAGCACGTCGCCCTGAATGTCTGGACCAACTACCTCAACGAACTCGCCCAGACCGAGATCGACTTCCCCATGGTCGATGCCGGCACTCTCGCCGCATGACCCCGGAGCGGCGGCCGGGCCTTGTCCCCCTTTCCCGGCCGTCCGCCTCCGATCCCTGCCCCCGACCGCAAAGGACGCACCGATGATCCGCCCCCCGCTTCCCCCGTTCACCGAAGACAGCGCTCATGAAAAGGTCCGCCTGGCCGAGGACGGCTGGAATTCTCGCGATCCGGCCAAGGTGGCGCTGGCCTATACGCCCGACAGCCGCTGGCGCAACCGCGTCGAATTCCCGGTGGGCCGCGCCGATATCGAGGCCTTCCTGACCCGCAAATGGGCCCGCGAGCTGGAGTATCGGCTGGTCAAGGAGCTCTGGGCCTTTGCGGGCAACCGGATCGCCGTGCGCTACGCCTATGAATACCATGACGACAGCGGGCAATGGTTCCGGGCCTATGGAAACGAGAACTGGGAGTTCGCCGAGGACGGTTTGATGGCGCACCGTCACGCGAGCATCAACGAACACCCGATCCGCGCCGAGGAGCGCAGGCTTCGTTGGCCACTGGGCCGTCGACCTGACGATCACCCGGGCCTGTCCGATCTTGGTCTCTGAGCCATGACGGACAATCCCATGACCCGGTTCGACCAGATCTTCCACGCCGGTGAACGCGCGGTGCAGGATCGCGTCGGTGTTCCGGCAAACTGGCGTCAACGCGCCGCCCGCGCTATCCGGGCAGAGATGTCCGCGCAGCAGCAGGCCTTCTTCGAAAGCCTGCCGGTGCTGTTTGTCGGCCTGCGGGATATGCAGGGCCGCCCCTGGGCCACGGTCTGCCCGCTCCCGACGGGCGCGCAGGCAACGCGCACCCGGCTGACGGCCCGCACTCGCCCGGTGCTTTCCCAATCGCTCGGCCTGGATCTGCGGCCGGGCAGCAAGGCGGCGGTTCTTGGGCTGGACTTCGCGACCCGGCTGCGTAACCGCGTGAATGGCGCGGTAACTGCCGCGGCAGAGGAAGGTCTGTCGATCGCCGTCGAACAGAGTTACAGCAACTGTCCGAAATATATCCGGACGCGCGAAATCCGCCCGCCCCCCGCGCCGTTCCCGCCCGCCGACGGCCGGCGCATTGCAATCGACGACGCAGCAGCGCAGCGACTCCTCTCTTCGGCGGACACGTTCTTCATCGCGACCTATGCGGAAGGTGGCGCAGATATCTCCCACCGCGGCGGGTTGCCTGGCGTCCTTCGCCAGAATGCGGACGGCTCGCTTTCCTTTCCGGATTATGCCGGCAATCGATACTTCAACACGCTTGGGAACATTGAGGTTTGCGACCGCGCCGGATTGTTCATTCCTGATTTCGCCACGGGCGAAGCGATCTTGCTGACCGGCAGGGCCAGAATCGACTGGTCCTCCGCACGGGCTGCTGAGTTCGAGTGGGCTGAGCGCGTTGTGGAAATATACGCCGAGGATGTCTGGTATGTCCGCCATGCGTTGCCTCGCGGCACCCCCGCAAAGGAATGAAGAGCGCAGGGGCCTAGCCCCCGCTGCCCCGCCGCGCGATTACCGCGGGTGCGGAAAAACGATACGTGACGTATCTTGTTTTCGGCTGCTGTCAGAGGTCTCGCGCCCCAGTGTTGCGAGTCCGCTTCGAGCCCACTACGGACATCGCATCCTGTTGCGAAGGTTGGAGCGTCATCAATCTTCGCCTAACTTGGCTGAGTGGGCCGGAATACCGCGAGGGCATCAGTGCTTCAGTCCGACGACATCGCTTCTCTCCTGCGCGAGAACCGGCAGCGATGGGAGCTTCTTGAGTTGGTTGAAGCACTCAATCTGCGTCAGGGAAGCATCGGTGCGGGCTTTGTCCGAAACTTCGTGTGGGACGCCCTTCACGGTCGGGCTTCGGATTGCAAAGATGAGGACATAGACGTTCTCTACTTCGACGATAAAGACCTCGATCCAGCGTCGGACGAAGCTTTTGAGCATTGGCTTCAGCAAGCAGCGCCGGGGTATCAATGGTCGGTGAAAAACCAGGCGAGAATGCACCTTCGAAACGGAGATTCACCGTATTGCTCAGTGGCAGATGCAATGCGCTACTGGCCAGAAACGGCAACGGCAGTCGCGGCCCAAAGGTCAGGGTCAGATTGTCGGATCCTTGCCCCCTTCACGCTCAACGACCTCTGTTCAATGATTTTGCGCCCAGCATCGAGCTTGCCACATAAACGCGAAGCCTTCCGGAGCAGAGTTCAGAGCAAAGGTTGGCTGGAGCGATGGCCACTGGTGCGGGTAGTAGAGATGTCCGCACCGGGGCGTTCAGCCATTCCTCAAGCCGCCATGAAGTTCTAAGATCGGACCTGTCGGACGAGCGGTCTCCGCCAAAATGCACGAAGGTTTTTCCATGGCCATCAAACCCATGCTGCACCCGCGCAATCAACACCGGGAGGGGTATGACTTCGAACGTCTGATCTTGCAGTCACCAGAGCTGGAAGCATTCACGATAAGAAATCCGCGCGGTCGGATGTCGATCGATTTTTCGGACGTGGACGCGGTCCGGATGCTCAACCGGGCGCTCTTGCTGACGTATTACGACATCGATTTCTGGGATATTCCCACCGCTTACCTCTGCCCCCCGATCCCCGGACGCGTCGATTACATCCACTATCTTGCGGATCTGCTGGCCGAGAGTAACGGCCATGAGATTCCGCGTGGGCCCGACATTCAGGTGTTGGACATCGGGACCGGCGCCAGCCTCGTGTACCCTCTGACGGGGCAGCGCGAATATGGCTGGAGCTTCACCGGTGTCGATATCGATCCGGTCTCGATCGAATCCGCGCAGCAGATTTGTCAGCGCAACGGGTTGAACATCGGGCTCAGACGCCAGACCAACCCCGAGGATATCTTCGAAGGCGTGATCGGGCCTCGTGATCTCTTTCACCTCACCATGTGCAATCCGCCGTTTCATGCGTCTCGCGAACAGGCGAACAAAGGCACCCAGCGCAAGTGGCGGAACTTGGGCAAAGGCCACTCTAAGAAACTCAATTTCGGAGGCCAGAACGCCGAACTTTGGTGCCCCGGTGGCGAGATCGGCTTCATCGCCAGAATGATCGAGCAGAGCATGGACTTCGCCGATCAATGCCTGTGGTTCACCTCTCTGGTGTCCAAGAAGGACAATCTGCAGCCACTCTCCAGACTGCTCAGGAAAGCGCGGGTTGCCGAATTCAAGGTCGTCGAAATGGGACAAGGGCAGAAGACGAGCCGGTTCATTGCCTGGACGTATTATCCCGAAGCGCAGCGGTCCCTATAGGCGGATCGGGGTCGTCGACAGGGCTTAGGGCTAACGCCTTTCCCCGATGCTCGCTGGCTTGTGCACGCCGCCGTGCGGCGCGAAACAAGCGTCCGGTGGTCGCTGAGGGCCGACTGTTCCAAGTGCAGGTTAGCGCGGCGAGCTTACAATCGGCGCTGCTCAACACAATTTGACATCGATGACATTTCTGATTATGACATCGATGTCTTTTGGGAGTCGCGGAGTTTGTTTCCGCGTTGGAGGGGGCCGTCGTGTCGACGATTTACGATGTAGCAAAGCTGGCCGGCGTTTCGCCGAAAACGGTCTCGCGCGTCGTGAACGGGGATGCGCCGGTCGGCAAAAAGACCCGCGAGAAGGTGGAAACCGCCATTCGCGAGTTGAAATATGTCCCCTCGAGCGCGGCACGCATGATGCGCTCGAACCGGTCGGGGCTGATCGGCGTCGTGACGGGGGCGATTTCGCGCACGGCCGAGCTGTCCGACCCCAAGGGCCTGCCCGATCTGTTCATCCTTCAGGGCATTCAGCAGGTCGTCGCCGAGCGCGATCTGACCTTGATGATCGCGGATACGGCCGGACAGATCGACAAGGTTCCCGCACTCCTGCGCACGTTTCAGGAGCATCGGGTCGAGGGGCTGATCTATGTCGCCGACTATCACAAGCGGGTGGCCTTCGAGACCGCGACACCGGCGTGCCCGCTGGTACTCGCAAACTGCTATGACGCCCATGGCACCCCGGCGATCGTGCCCGATGACAAGGCGTGTGAGAAACGGCTCGTCGAGCGTCTGACCGCGCATGGCCACAGGCGCATTGCCTATCTGACATTCGATCCCGCGATGGATGCGGTGCCGCTTCGCATCGAGGGGTATCGCGAAGCGCTTGAGGCCGCGGGGATCGCCTACGACCCCGCGCTCGTATCGACAGGCTACCCGATCAATACCGAATTTCTGCACCAGTGGCTCGACGAGGCGCTCGACCGGATCCTCGCCCTGCCGGAACCGCCAACCGTGATCTGCTGCGGCAATGACGAGATGGCGATGCAGCTTTACGGATTGCTGCGCACCCGCGGCATCCGTGTCCCGGAGGATATCTCCATCGCCGGTTTCGATAATTACCGCGCGATCGCAGAGACCCTCTACCCGCCGCTGAGCACGGTCGAACTGCCCTATGCCGAGATGGGCAGGCAGGCGGCCGAGCTTTTGCTTTCCATGATCTCGGAGGAGGCATCCCGTCCGCACGACCCCGTGCGGGTGGCGGGACGCGTATTCTGGCGCTCTTCCGTGACCGATCTCGAACTCGAAAGCCAGACATCCAAGGGAGGATGACATGAAACTATGGAATGTGACGGCCGGGGCGGTCATTGCCGCCACCGGGTTCTGCAATGCTGCCTTCGCGACCACCGATCTGACGATGTGGTATCACGGCGCAGGCAACAAGGTGGAAGGCAAGATCGTCAACCAGATCATCGACGACTTCAACAAGAGCCAGTCGGATTACAAGGTCGCGCTGCAGAGCTTCCCGCAAAACAGCTACAATGACTCGGTGACGGCAGCAGCCCTCGCGGGCAACCTGCCCGACATTCTCGACATGGACGGGCCGATCATGCCGAACTGGGCCTGGTCGGGCTATCTGCAGCCGCTGCCGATCCCGGAAGATCACTTCAAGGATTTCCTGCCCGGCACCAAGGGTGTCTATGACGGCAAGCTCTACTCGATCG contains:
- a CDS encoding pyridoxamine 5'-phosphate oxidase family protein, translating into MTRFDQIFHAGERAVQDRVGVPANWRQRAARAIRAEMSAQQQAFFESLPVLFVGLRDMQGRPWATVCPLPTGAQATRTRLTARTRPVLSQSLGLDLRPGSKAAVLGLDFATRLRNRVNGAVTAAAEEGLSIAVEQSYSNCPKYIRTREIRPPPAPFPPADGRRIAIDDAAAQRLLSSADTFFIATYAEGGADISHRGGLPGVLRQNADGSLSFPDYAGNRYFNTLGNIEVCDRAGLFIPDFATGEAILLTGRARIDWSSARAAEFEWAERVVEIYAEDVWYVRHALPRGTPAKE
- the rlmF gene encoding 23S rRNA (adenine(1618)-N(6))-methyltransferase RlmF; amino-acid sequence: MAIKPMLHPRNQHREGYDFERLILQSPELEAFTIRNPRGRMSIDFSDVDAVRMLNRALLLTYYDIDFWDIPTAYLCPPIPGRVDYIHYLADLLAESNGHEIPRGPDIQVLDIGTGASLVYPLTGQREYGWSFTGVDIDPVSIESAQQICQRNGLNIGLRRQTNPEDIFEGVIGPRDLFHLTMCNPPFHASREQANKGTQRKWRNLGKGHSKKLNFGGQNAELWCPGGEIGFIARMIEQSMDFADQCLWFTSLVSKKDNLQPLSRLLRKARVAEFKVVEMGQGQKTSRFIAWTYYPEAQRSL
- a CDS encoding nuclear transport factor 2 family protein; its protein translation is MIRPPLPPFTEDSAHEKVRLAEDGWNSRDPAKVALAYTPDSRWRNRVEFPVGRADIEAFLTRKWARELEYRLVKELWAFAGNRIAVRYAYEYHDDSGQWFRAYGNENWEFAEDGLMAHRHASINEHPIRAEERRLRWPLGRRPDDHPGLSDLGL
- a CDS encoding nucleotidyltransferase family protein, yielding MLQSDDIASLLRENRQRWELLELVEALNLRQGSIGAGFVRNFVWDALHGRASDCKDEDIDVLYFDDKDLDPASDEAFEHWLQQAAPGYQWSVKNQARMHLRNGDSPYCSVADAMRYWPETATAVAAQRSGSDCRILAPFTLNDLCSMILRPASSLPHKREAFRSRVQSKGWLERWPLVRVVEMSAPGRSAIPQAAMKF
- a CDS encoding LacI family DNA-binding transcriptional regulator translates to MSTIYDVAKLAGVSPKTVSRVVNGDAPVGKKTREKVETAIRELKYVPSSAARMMRSNRSGLIGVVTGAISRTAELSDPKGLPDLFILQGIQQVVAERDLTLMIADTAGQIDKVPALLRTFQEHRVEGLIYVADYHKRVAFETATPACPLVLANCYDAHGTPAIVPDDKACEKRLVERLTAHGHRRIAYLTFDPAMDAVPLRIEGYREALEAAGIAYDPALVSTGYPINTEFLHQWLDEALDRILALPEPPTVICCGNDEMAMQLYGLLRTRGIRVPEDISIAGFDNYRAIAETLYPPLSTVELPYAEMGRQAAELLLSMISEEASRPHDPVRVAGRVFWRSSVTDLELESQTSKGG